The Novosphingobium terrae genome segment AGGCCGCGATGGAGCGCCTGCTGAAGGTGCTGGTCGGCGACAATGCCAGCGAGGCCACCCGCGAAAGCTTCCGCCAGCGCATTGAGGAAGGTGCGATGGCCGATGTCGAGGTCGAGATCGAGGTGGAGGATTCCCCCGCTGCCCCGATGGAGATCCCCGGCATGGGTGGCGGCATCGGCATGATCAACCTCTCGGACATGATGGGCAAGGCGTTGGGCCAGAAGCCCACCAAGCGCCGCAAGCTGCGCGTGGCCGATGCCTGGGAAAAGCTGCTCGACGAGGAAGCCGAGAAGCGGATGGATCAGGATGATGTGGCGCGCGTGGCTCTGGCCAATGCTGAGTCGAACGGCATCGTCTTCATCGATGAGATCGACAAGATCGCCGTCAGCGATGTGCGTGGTGGTTCGGTCAGCCGTGAAGGCGTGCAGCGCGACCTGCTGCCGCTGATCGAGGGCACCACCATCGCCACCAAATACGGGCCGATGAAGACCGACCATGTGCTCTTCATCGCCAGCGGTGCGTTCCATGTGGCCAAGCCCAGCGACATGCTGCCCGAGCTTCAGGGCCGTCTGCCGATTCGTGTCGAGCTGAAGGCGTTGAGCGAGGATGACTTCGTGCGCATCCTTTCGGAGACGCGGGCGAATCTGGTGGCGCAGTATCGCGCGCTGATGGGTACCGAGCAGGTCTCGCTGGATTTCACCCCCGAGGCCATCCGC includes the following:
- the hslU gene encoding ATP-dependent protease ATPase subunit HslU, whose translation is MNDSLTPKTIVRALDEHIIGQQDAKRAVAVALRNRWRRQHLSADLRDEVSPKNILMIGPTGCGKTEISRRLARLADAPFVKVEATKFTEVGYVGRDVEQIGRDLAEEAIRLEKARRREAVREAASKAAMERLLKVLVGDNASEATRESFRQRIEEGAMADVEVEIEVEDSPAAPMEIPGMGGGIGMINLSDMMGKALGQKPTKRRKLRVADAWEKLLDEEAEKRMDQDDVARVALANAESNGIVFIDEIDKIAVSDVRGGSVSREGVQRDLLPLIEGTTIATKYGPMKTDHVLFIASGAFHVAKPSDMLPELQGRLPIRVELKALSEDDFVRILSETRANLVAQYRALMGTEQVSLDFTPEAIRAIARIAAQVNEAVENIGARRLQTVMEKLLEELSFEAEDRRGETIVIDEAYVSQKLEGLAQDTDLSKYIL